The Synechococcus sp. MVIR-18-1 region TTTGGACTCAGGATGGAATCGTTGCAGGTGCCGGATGGCTTGATGTTCATCTTCTGCTTCCTTTGCGATCCGTGGGCTCGATTGCACTGCTCGTGTTGGCATTTGTTGTTTTGCCATCACCATTCTCGAGTCTTCGTCGCCGTCAATTACGGCTGATCCTGGCCTGTATTGCCGTGGTGTCGTTTGGCCTGGAGATGGTGTTATTTCCGTTGATGCATTGGCTTGTGGTGCGTCCGCGGGAATTACAGCTGGAGAGCCCATATATCAGTCGTGCGATTGAGGCCACGCGTCAGGCTTATCAATTGGACGGCATTACCACCACCCAGGTTGAACCATCTCCTCGCTTGAGTCCCCAGGATCTCCAGGACGGCGCAAGCACCTTACGCAATATTCGGTTGTGGGATAGTCAGCCTCTACTCGCGACGAACCGACAGCTGCAGCAGCTCAGGGTTTACTACCGCTTCACCAATGCAGCAGTTGATCGCTATCAGTTGCGTCCTGATTTGCTTGAACGTCAGCAGGTGATTCTCGCTGCGCGTGAACTCGATCAGGCAGCTCTCCCCAAGCGGTCACGCACCTGGCAAAACCGTCACTTTGTTTTTACGCATGGCTATGGATTTACGTTGAGTCCGGTGAATTCAAGCGCAGAAGATGGTCTTCCGGATTATTTCATTAGTGATATCGGTCGTTCAGCGCGTATTGAAGGTAATGAATTCCTAGATATTAGTCGCGCCGATGTCAAGAAGAATGTTCCGATTGGAAGGGCTGCCCTCTATTTTGGGATGCTTCCTTCTCCCTATGCCGTTGCACCAACTCAAATTGAGGAGTTCAATCATCCAGAAGGTGACGAAAACACATATAACCATTATTCAGGACGAGCTGGCATCCCACTGGCATCTTTAGGACAACGGATTGCTGCATCGGTTTACATCCGAGATCCAAGGTTGCTGAATACGGGCGTGTTGCAAGCTGATTCAAAATTATTGCTTCGACGCGATGTCAAAAAGCGCGTGAAGGCTTTGGCACCCTTTTTGCAGTTAAAAGGTGATCCTTATCTTGTCTCCGTTCCCATGGAGTCTGATCTCAATCAGTATCAGGAAGATCAACATCAATATTGGATTGTTGATGGATACACCAGCTCCAACACCTATCCCTATGCCTCAACGCTTCCTGACGGACAAGAGATGCGCTATGTACGCAATTCTGTCAAGGCAATTGTTGATGCCTACAACGGAACGGTAAGGCTCTATGTGAGCGAACCGGACGATCCGATGATTCGTGGTTGGCAGAAGGTGTTCCCCGAATTGTTCCAGCCCTTGGCAGCTATGCCTTCGTCTTTGCGACAGCATTTGATGGTTCCTAGTGCCCTATTTGAGTTACAGGTGCAGCAATTGCTTCGATATCATGTCACGAATCCACGCATTTTTTATAGTGGAGATGATGTTTGGCAAGTTCCAAAAGAGCTTTATGGAAAAACACAGATTCCAGTGGCTCCGTATCACATTACAGCGCAAGTGAAACCCAGTGTTGACTCTGAATTTTTACTCTTACAACCCCTTACTCCGCTCGCACGTCCCAACCTTTCTGGCTGGTTGGCGGCAAGAAACGACGCTGAGCATTACGGAGAACTAATACTGTTGCGCTTCCCTAGCGATGTTCCGATTTTTGGACCTGAGCAGATCCAGGCTCTGATCAATCAAAATCCTGTGATCAGTCAACAGTTTGGCCTCTGGGACCGAGCAGGCTCTCAAGTTGTTCAAGGGAATTTATTGGTCGTACAACTCGGAAATGCCCTTCTCTATGTTGAGCCGATTTACCTCAGAGCACGGCGAGGTGGATTGCCGACATTAACGCGTGTCGTTGTCAGTGATGGCAGTCGTGTGGCAATGGCAAAGGATTTACGCACGGGTCTTGATGCACTCGTGCAGGGGAGTGGGGCAAAAGATGTTGTTGTCCAGGAGCTGGATAAAGCTTTGTAGAACTAGTTTTTGTTTGGATAAACTTATTCCATTTGACGACGTACTTCTCTCAATGTTTTTCCAGGTTTGAATAAAATAATTAATCCCCATAGAAACAAAGGTATGACCACTAATAATGTATAAGCGCCAACCTGTGGTGAACTGTTAAGGGTTAATTGAGATTCATGCAATTGTTATGAGTGATAGATTTTTATCTCAGGTTTCGGCAGTGATCTCCAATCCCACTAATAAGCACAGTCCAATATTGACGCCAAGGATCAATAACAGAATCATCAGTCGCTTAATGATCTGTTTGAAATAGTCAAGCCTTCCAAGCTCACCTCTCCAGTCGAAGAATTGAGGTAAACCTTGGCTAGCAACGTATAAGCGCTTGCTTTATGAGGTGCAAAAGGTTTTGGCTTGCTCAACGCTTTGTTTGTTTTTCATCTCCTTCACGACGCAGTTGCAGGTGGCATTCAAATGGCTCAAGAGCAGTTGTTGCCCAGCTTTCTCGTATTCCTTTCTCATGGCAGATGAGCACTTGCCGAAAATGATCTTGTCCACCATGCCTGCATGGGCTGGAACAACAGTGATTGCAGCCATTGCAGCAAAAGCAATCACGCCTGGCAATCGGGGCATTGATATCAACGGGCTATTGACTTCATGGCAAGGTTGGCCAGACCTCGTATGAATGTCCGTAGTGATACATACTCATCTTCTCTGCACCAGCGCTTGCACTTGATCAGCTGCCAATGAGTCAGCAGGTTTTACGCATTCATGAACCTGAAGCATAGGGTGGCTGCTACGACAAGACAGCTAGCAACAACAACGAGTCCCATCAGAATGAGTCGAAGACAGTCTCATCATTTGGCTTCAAGTCATCATTTGCCTGTCTCCGATGACACTAATGACACAAGACAGCGGGCTGCTGTCCCATTGGATCAGTCCGCAAGATCTGTATTCAGATCCGTGTCGCGTCTAAGCATGGGCAACCAGAAGGACTCCTGAAGTATTGGAAACACAGAAAGACTAAGCATAAAAAATCGGGATAGATCAGTGACCTATCCCGTGTTTTTAATGATCGTTACAGGCTTATGACGGCAGCGATCAGCCGATCGCAGCAAAAAACTCTTTGCTGCCCTTGGGATCAGGCTTCATGGTCTTCTCGCCTGGAGTCCAGTTCGCTGGACAGACTTCATCTGGATTGGACTGCACATACTGGAACGCCTGAAGGACGCGCAGGGTCTCATCAACATTCCGGCCAACAGGCAGGTTGTTGATCGTGGCGTGCATGATCACACCCTCAGGGTCGATGATGAACAAACCACGCAGAGCCACGCCTTCAGCGTCATCGAGAACGTTGTAAGCAGTGGAAATTTCCTTCTTCAGGTCTGAAACGAGCGGATAGTTGATATCGCCGATTCCACCTTGATTACGTGCGGTCTGGATCCAAGCCAGGTGACTGAATTGGCTATCCACGGAGATGCCCAGAACTTCAGTGTTCTTGCTGGAGAAATCAGAGTAGCGATCGCTGAACGCTGTGATTTCAGTTGGGCAAACGAAGGTGAAGTCCAGAGGGTAGAAAAACAGCACCACGTACTTACCGCGGTACTGAGACAAGCTGATCTCTTTGAACTCTTGATCAACTACAGCGGTAGCGGTGAAATCAGGGGCCTGTTGGCCCACGCGCAGGCAACCGTTGTCGGTCATGATGAAAGATCGATGGATACGTGACGGAAGCAGCGGACCAGACTCAATCCAAAGTCGGTCCGACTTCTAGTTACATCTTTTAATTTATCACGCTCTCCCCTTGCTTGCGGCCGGCTTGAATCGCAGAGAGCACTCTGCTGATGGAGTCCTAAAATCAACGAATGATTGATCAACCAATGTCTTGGGATCAGGCCTTATTGCGGAAATTCAGCAGTACAGGTCACTTCCGACTTTTAAATCAAGTTCGCAGCGAGCTCAAAAGTCAGCCACTGAACCGTGACGCTCAGACCAGAAAGCTCACGCTTCAGGCAAGGCCTCACCATGGACAATCTGTACGACAACAGCGGCGGCCAAATCCTGTTCCAGAAGATCAACCAATTTTGACGCTTGAGGAAACGACGAAGGACAATCCAACATCATTCAGAGATCGACTGAATGCGATCGAAATGCGCTGAAAATCGGTCGCACAAATCGGTTTAATGAAGACAAAAAATGGCTCGGGGGAGACTTGAACTCCCGACCTTGGGGTTATGAATCCCACGCTCTAACCAGCTGAGCTACCGAGCCGCAACTTTTTAATTTTAGACGATCGCCTGGACGTCTTAAGCCCGACGACGTGCTGGAAGCTTTGCCATTGGATCTAATGCTGAACCACCACGTTGGCGTATTTCGAAATGCAGATGAGGTCCAGTGCTTCTTCCAGTACTGCCCATGAGTGAGATTTTTACTCCCTGGGGAATGATCTGTCCTTTGCGAACCAGTAGACGGCTGTTGTGGGCGTAGCGGGTGGATGAACCGTCGGCGTGAGCTAACTCCACTAAATAGCCGTATCCGCTACTCCAGCCAGAAAATTTCACGACGCCATCTTTGGCCGCAACAATTGGGGTACCAACGTTGTTTGCAATATCGATGCCCTTATGCATGCGGCCCCATCTCCATCCGAATCCAGAGGTAAAAACTCCTTTTGTGGGCCACATGAAGGATTGATTCCCAACGACACCACCATCCTCCATTCCAGGTAATGGGGGCAGAGCTGGAAAACTTGCGCCGCCTGAAACGGTTGGACGGATCGCCAAGAGGGCCCGCGGTGAAGCTTTGGCAACACGCACTTCGCTGCCGATGGCCAAACGGGCTAGGTCTAGGCCAGGGTTGAGCGAGCGCAATTCACTCAAGCTGACCCCTTGGTCTCGTGAAAAGGTTGAAAGAGATTCGTTCGCTTTGATGCGAACAACGGATTGCGGATCTGGAGGAGATTGAAGCGGCGCCTTATGAAGAACCGTTGTTCCGTCAAGATGACTTGCGTTTGCGAGGCTTTCCTCAGCGTCAGCAGGGAGAACGATCCACGAGCCAGCCTTGATCACCTCGAAGGACGTCTGGTCGTTAAGAGCGGTTAAATCAGTGGAGGTAAGGCCAAGATCCGCGGCTATACCTTTAAGAGTGCTCTTCGTCGAGACCTTGACCCAAATCCTGCTTTGAGTTGCTGGTGCTGATGCCAGAAGAAATGGGGCTTGTACGTGGTCAGCGTCAGCGAAGCCTGGATGCTGCGCCAAAACAGATAAAGACGTTCCTGATGCGATTGCCGTAACGAGAACGAGAAGGGGCTTCATCTGAATCAGCAATTGGTAACGCTCCTGGAGAAGCCGC contains the following coding sequences:
- a CDS encoding UPF0182 family protein: MVGRFGILLIPLIVIVSRLQVEWYWFDQFELGSVYGKRLYLQLAGALFAFLFVGGCALWRQSWLRLPESLKDEKKSVLTGYRFGFSLLACLLVLLSVLAIDTRLAWLAWSDPFSLPYWWSLPFSTAWPLLSVSILALMLIMFGLTRSRRLGLAQVYGSACVCLIVARSWGLWSLAFAIPDLGRIEPMLGSDVSFGLGRFSAIALGLELVLLQLSLTLSTALWSRLTRSTCLSDWAFPGLTVRQRHGLRPGFALVLLTCSGLLWLSRHQLLWTQDGIVAGAGWLDVHLLLPLRSVGSIALLVLAFVVLPSPFSSLRRRQLRLILACIAVVSFGLEMVLFPLMHWLVVRPRELQLESPYISRAIEATRQAYQLDGITTTQVEPSPRLSPQDLQDGASTLRNIRLWDSQPLLATNRQLQQLRVYYRFTNAAVDRYQLRPDLLERQQVILAARELDQAALPKRSRTWQNRHFVFTHGYGFTLSPVNSSAEDGLPDYFISDIGRSARIEGNEFLDISRADVKKNVPIGRAALYFGMLPSPYAVAPTQIEEFNHPEGDENTYNHYSGRAGIPLASLGQRIAASVYIRDPRLLNTGVLQADSKLLLRRDVKKRVKALAPFLQLKGDPYLVSVPMESDLNQYQEDQHQYWIVDGYTSSNTYPYASTLPDGQEMRYVRNSVKAIVDAYNGTVRLYVSEPDDPMIRGWQKVFPELFQPLAAMPSSLRQHLMVPSALFELQVQQLLRYHVTNPRIFYSGDDVWQVPKELYGKTQIPVAPYHITAQVKPSVDSEFLLLQPLTPLARPNLSGWLAARNDAEHYGELILLRFPSDVPIFGPEQIQALINQNPVISQQFGLWDRAGSQVVQGNLLVVQLGNALLYVEPIYLRARRGGLPTLTRVVVSDGSRVAMAKDLRTGLDALVQGSGAKDVVVQELDKAL
- a CDS encoding M23 family metallopeptidase, with translation MKPLLVLVTAIASGTSLSVLAQHPGFADADHVQAPFLLASAPATQSRIWVKVSTKSTLKGIAADLGLTSTDLTALNDQTSFEVIKAGSWIVLPADAEESLANASHLDGTTVLHKAPLQSPPDPQSVVRIKANESLSTFSRDQGVSLSELRSLNPGLDLARLAIGSEVRVAKASPRALLAIRPTVSGGASFPALPPLPGMEDGGVVGNQSFMWPTKGVFTSGFGWRWGRMHKGIDIANNVGTPIVAAKDGVVKFSGWSSGYGYLVELAHADGSSTRYAHNSRLLVRKGQIIPQGVKISLMGSTGRSTGPHLHFEIRQRGGSALDPMAKLPARRRA
- a CDS encoding peroxiredoxin, translating into MTDNGCLRVGQQAPDFTATAVVDQEFKEISLSQYRGKYVVLFFYPLDFTFVCPTEITAFSDRYSDFSSKNTEVLGISVDSQFSHLAWIQTARNQGGIGDINYPLVSDLKKEISTAYNVLDDAEGVALRGLFIIDPEGVIMHATINNLPVGRNVDETLRVLQAFQYVQSNPDEVCPANWTPGEKTMKPDPKGSKEFFAAIG